CCTTTCAGCGCCGCCAGACCCCAAGATGCGAAAATGCCGGGAGTGGTAGTCCACGCCCAAATAGTCAGCCAAATCCTCAGTGCTGCTCTTGACAAAAGAAGCATTATATGGTATATGCCTTGGTGGGGTGAAGCGCTGTGGATTTGCGGTTGGGCCATAATAGGTGGTTTGGGTGCTTGGAAATTGCGGCATCCTCTATGGCTGGGATTGTCTGGGCTGGGAGCGATCGGCCTTCTGGGAGGAGTTTGCTACGGGTTATTGATATATTCTGCATGGATACCGATCGTAGCGCCAGGGCTGGGGTTGATCGGGACAGGTGCAAGCGTGGTAGTATATGCTGCTTATCAAATGCACAAGCAGCAGCAAAAAATCGCCCACCTGACAGCACAACAAGAAGATACGATCGTGCTGCTGACAACGATGCTCAAATACAATACCGCCGCATCATCTGCCACTATTCCTCACACCCAAGAAATAACTCTTCCTCTACCTTCATCTGCTACAGTTCCTGTTACCTCACTCTCAGAAACATCCGCTTCCCAACCCGAACCGTTCTACTTTTCATCCCTCTTAGACGGGCGCTACAAAATCGTCAAAGTACTCGCTCAAGGAGGATTCGGGCAAACTTATCTGGCAGAGGATATCAAGCGTCCCGGAAAACCAATTTGTGTGGTCAAGCGCTTAATGCCAGCGCGGCGAGATGATAAATTTTTGAAAGTTGCAAAGCGTTTATTTGAGACAGAAGCCAAAATTTTAGAAGTTTTGGGCCAGCACAGTCAGATTCCCCAACTGCTAGCTTACTTTCCAGAAAAAGAAGAGTTCTATTTAGTTGAAGAATATATAGAAGGAATGGCGCTAAGTGAAGAACTACCAACAGATAAGCGCCTGAGCGAATATGTAGTAGTTGATTTACTCAAAGGAATTTTGGATATTCTGGCTTTTATTCACCAAAACCAAGTCATCCACCGCGATATCAAACCCAGCAATATCATTAGAAGAAAAGAAGATGAACAATTGGTTTTGATTGATTTTGGTGCAGTTAAGCAGATGCAGCCACATTCGGGTGACGATACAGAACACCAGACAGTAGCGATCGGCACGCGAGGCTATGCACCGCCGGAACAGTTGGCGGGACACCCGCGTCCCGCCAGCGATATCTATGCAGTCGGGATGATTGGAATTCAGGCGCTGACAGGTATTTCGCCCCACTGTTTGCCCCTCGATCGCGACACGGGTGCTGTCATTTGGCGTTCTTTAGCGAATGTGAGCGAGCAATTTGCCGATATTTTGGATCGGATGGTGTCTTATCATTTCAGCGACAGGTATCAGTCAGCAGCAGCAGTATTAAAGGATCTCAATAGTTTGGAGCGATCGATTTTAAGCAGGGAAACCACAAATCAGAATGCAACAAATAGATCTGATATGGCAACAGACGAACTGGATAACATTCCCCCAACAAAGGTAGATAGTCCTATCCCTTCTCGTTTTTGGGATGCGACAATCAAATTAAATGAGGAGAATTCAGAAGTTTAGAGTTCGTGGTTTCTTTTGCCCTACCCATAACTTTGATTTCTGTCGCGACGCCATCAAAAAATGTCACAATGTAAGACTGGATCTTTCACGCTTCGTGCGTAAGCCCCCTCTAAAATCCAAAATCTAAAATCCAAAATCCAAAATCGATATGAGTCCGACTGCTCTTGAGCCAACTGTTGTCAAATCGGCGGCCCGCCGTGTTGTTTTTCCCTTTACGGCTATTGTTGGCCAGGAGGAAATGAAACTGGCGCTGCTGTTGAATGTCATCGATCCGAAGATTGGCGGTGTGATGATTATGGGCGATCGCGGTACGGGTAAATCTACCACGATCCGCGCTTTGGCTGACCTTCTGCCCGAAATCGATGTAGTTGCCGATGACCCATTCAACAGCGATCCCAGCGATCCTGACCTGATGAGCGATGTGGTGCGCGATCGGCTGACTCGCGGAGAGGAAATTCCTACAGTAAAGAAAAAAGTATCGATGGTTGACTTACCCTTGGGTGCGACAGAAGACCGGGTTTGCGGCACGATCGATATTGAAAAAGCACTTTCTCTTGGCGTGAAAGCATTTGAACCGGGACTGCTGGCAAAAGCAAATCGCGGTATCCTCTACGTTGATGAAGTCAACTTGCTCGACGACCACTTGGTAGATGTGTTACTGGACTCCGCTGCTTCCGGTTGGAATACGGTAGAACGCGAGGGTATTTCCATTCGTCACCCCGCTCGTTTTGTTCTGGTTGGTTCTGGAAACCCCGAAGAAGGAGAATTGCGTCCCCAGCTGCTCGATCGCTTCGGGATGCACGCGGAAATCCGTACAGTCAAAGAACCGGCTCTGCGCGTGCGAATCGTGGAACAAAGAGCCGAATTCGATCAAAACCCGCCAGAATTCATCGAAAAATACAAAGAACCGCAAGAAGCTATCCAAAAACAGTTGGAAGTAGCGCAAGAAATACTGCCTTCGGTGGTAATCGATTACGATCTGCGGGTGAAAATTTCCGAAGTTTGTGCTGAACTTGATGTAGATGGCTTGCGCGGCGATATCGTAACCAATCGAGCCGCTAAAGCCATAACTGCTTTTGAAGGTCGAACCCAAGTGCAAGTAGACGATATCCGTCGGGTGATTACTTTGTGTTTGCGTCACCGACTTCGTAAAGACCCGCTAGAGTCGATCGATTCTGGCTACAAGGTGGAAAAAGCCTTTAACCGCGTATTTGGGATCGAAGTAAAAGAAGGTTAGGTAGCATTTTGTAGGGTGCGTCAGATATGAAAGTTTTTCCGATAGTTTTAATCTGTCTGTATGACGCTCCCTAAACAATTTTAGATTTTGGATTTTAGATTTTAGATTCAATCTCAATCCAAAATCTCTAATTTCAAATTTCCTACTGACAAGTGACAACGGAGCGAGACTAAATTAATATGAGACCTTGGCAATTTTGGTGGAATATCTTAATAGTTTCCAGCGAGTACAATCCGCCTCGATTTGTTGAGCTAATCATGTTGGCGCTGGCAATGGTAACCCTTGCACTTTGGGGAATTACAAATGAATGGCCTTTCTTGGTGTTAAGCTTAAGCTATGTAGTCGGTTCTTCTACATCGATTTTAGTGGGAGAGGCGATCGCACCTTCGACAAATCATATTTTGCTGCAATCCCTCGCCGTCCTGGGTTTAATTTTTAGTTTTTACTTTTTTCTAGATTTTTTCATGGGTGTTAGCATCATCCCCCATTTTTAGATTCGTGCAGAATCAGGCGATTGCCAGCCGGATCGTAAGCATAAATTTCTCTGCCGTGAGAGGCGGAAATAATTTGTCCCGGAGGCGGGTAACCCAAAGCTGTAAAATGCGCGATCGCATCCTCTAAGCTGCTTACTTCCAAACACAAACTCATCCCACTTTGCGATGAATTGTTAAATTCTTCCCGCTCGCTATTTCTAGGTTTAAATATTCCCAAACGCAACCCCGGCAGATGAAATTCAGCATAAACATTAGGTATGTGGGGTTTGGGTTGCTGACCGAGCATTTGAGTATAAAAATTTATCAGTGTTTCGATATCAACAGCAGCCAAGGTAACGAAAGCGTCGGTATATTCAAAAATCATAAAAAAATTGCACCGCGAAGAGGCGAAGAAAAAGAAGTGATATTGTGTTCGGTTGCATCGGTAGTCTAAGACTGATGCTCTCATGTTATCTGTGGGAATTATGGGTTAAATTTTTACCGCAGATGTAGGCAGATTAACGCAGATTAACGCAGATAAGAACACATTTTTTTATGCAACCGATGCTACCGGACATGATATAACCGAAAAAAAGCGGTTTCCAGCCACCCATTTCAATGGGAATCATCAAGAAATTTTGACGAATATTGTAGAGCCATTTCATGAAACGTCTCTACAATATTCAAGGCCCAATCAATCCAAAATCCCAAATCCCAAATCCAAAATTGGGTGACAGTCTGCTTTTGGAGAGACACAACCTGAGCGAGAGTACTGCCAAAATGGGAAATAGAAGTTTTGAGGAAAACTGCTATGACTGCAACGCTATCTATACCCAGATCTCTGGAATCATTACTGGGTCAAGAAGCAGAAGACCTCCTCAGTTATCAAGCAAAAGTTTCTAAAGATTTATTACATCTACCGGGGCCAGACTGGATAGAACGAATTTTTGCACAGAGCGATCGCAATCCGCAAGTCTTGCGTAGCTTGCAACAGCTTTATTCTACCGGACGCCTCGCCAACACGGGTTATCTCTCCATCCTGCCAGTAGACCAAGGTATCGAACACTCTGCCGGCGCTTCCTTTGCACCCAACCCAATTTATTTTGACCCGGAAAACATTGTCAAATTGGCAATTGCGGCAGGTTGCAATGCCGTTGCTACCACACTGGGCGTTTTGGGCATGGTTTCGCGCAAATATGCCCACAAAATACCCTTTATTGTCAAGCTGAATCACAACGAACTGCTCACCGCTCCCAATAAATATGACCAAATCATGTTCGCTTCGATCGAACAAGCTTGGAATTTGGGAGCAGTAGCCGTCGGTGCTACAATTTACTTCGGTTCGGAGGAATCGACTCGCCAAATCCAAGAAGTCAGTCAAGCTTTTGCCTTCGCCCACGAATACGGTTTGGCAACTATTCTCTGGTGCTATTTGCGAAACCCTGCATTTAAGCAAGATAAAGATTACCATCTCGCGGCAGATCTGACCGGTCAAGCAAATCACTTGGGTGTGACGATCGAAGCTGATATCATCAAACAAAAGCTGCCCGAAAATAATAACGGTTACGGCGCTGTCTCCAAAGCTATCGGCAAGAAATATGGCATGACGCACGATCTTGTTTATCGCGATTTAACGACAGACCACCCGATCGATCTCACCCGCTATCAAGTTTTGAATTGTTATTGCGGTCGTGCTGGATTGATTAATTCTGGCGGTGCAGCCGGTAAAAACGATTTTGCCGAAGCAGTTCGCACGGCGGTGATTAACAAACGCGCTGGCGGTTCGGGATTAATTTCGGGTCGCAAAACTTTCCAACGTCCGTTTGAGGAAGGCGTGAAGTTGTTTAACGCAATTCAGGATGTTTATTTGTCGCCGGAAGTGACGATCGCATAATTTTGTTTCTGTTGTTCGATCGTTCTTTTGGTTGTGAAAATTGGGATAAACATTAGACATTTCCAGAAAATAATCTCAAAGGCAGGCAGGATGCCTACCCCACAAGAATTTTTGGAGATGTCTATTGTAGAGACGTTTCATAAAACGTGTCTACAGCTAAAAACTTATCTAATCGTAGGGTGGGTTAGGCACGGGCAATCTAAAAGTCAAAAGTCAAAATTCTTCCCTCTCCCTCTCCCTCTCCCTTTCCCCTTTCCCCCTTTCCCCCTTTTCCCTCTTCCCTCTTCCCTCTTCCCCTAGCCCCTAGCCCCTAGCCCCTAACCCCTAACCTCTAACCCCTAGCCCCTAACCCCTAACCCCTAACCCCTAACCCCGACGCCCTAGTTTTTCCAGTCCCCGCACGAGTCGGCCAATCCCTTCTATGGCAGTCTCTTCTTTAAGGGCTCCGTAGGCAACGCGCAGGTAGCACCCTTGTTCCATACCAAAGGTGGTGCCTGGAATTACCGCTACTTTATGTTCGCGGATCAAGCGTTCCACTAACTCCATTGCATCTAGCTGAGTGCGGACTTTGAGCAGAAAATAAAAAGCGCCATCGGCTTTGGGAACAGTACATAAATCTTGAATAAGATTTAGTTCGCTCAGGCACTTCTCTCGCACCGTTGCGATCGCACTTAACTTTTCTTTACAATATCCCACTCCTGCTTGCAACGCTCCTAAAGCTGCATACTGGGAGATTACTGGCGGACAAATTAAAATCGTATCTTGAATTTTTTTGACGGACATCAGTAGATGTTCGGGAATCACCATGTAGCCGATGCGCCAACTGGCAAAACCATAAGCTTTGGAGAGAGAATAAAGGCAAATGGTATACTCAGAACTTTCTTTATTTGCGCCTGGGGAGTAGTGCTGCACTCCGTTGTAAGTAAAATATTCGTAAGCTTCATCGCTAATATGGTAGATTTTGTGCTGGCGACATATTTCGTTGACTTTTTGCAATGCTTCTTGCGGATAAACTGCGCCTGTGGGATTGTTGGGTGAAATGGTGACAACGGCGCGTGTTTTTTCGGTGATGGCTTTTTCTATAGCATCGGGAATTAGCTGATAATTTTCATCGGTGGGTACGAGTACGGCGCGACAGCTTGCCATTGCGATCGCCATTTCGTGATTAAAATAATATGGTGAAATCAGAATAATTTCATCCCCAGGCGAAGTAATTGCCAGCAGCGCGTTCGTAAACGCCATATTGCCGCCAGCTGTGACGACAATGCAGCGATTATCGTCGATTTCGATTCGATTTTCAGTTAAAAGCTTATTTTTTATCGCTTCCTGTAATGCGGGAATTCCCTCTACCGCTTGGTACTTGTGATTTTGGGGATTAGCAAAAAATTCGGTAATTCTTTCCGTCGCTGACGGCGGTGGGCCATAATAAACTACTCCTTGTCCCAAAGAAATCGTCCCCGGACAATTGCGAATTAGTTCCCCCACCACCGGGATAATAGGCGTTTGTACCGCCTGCATTCTCAGAGTTTCGTTTTTCATTTGATGTTAAATCTAGCCAACAATTCTGTGCGAGATAAGTTGGCTAATTCTAACAGCAAGCGGGAATATTCTTGTGAGGATAACTTTACCCAAGGCTCAATTACCTGCGACAGTTTTTCATCCAAACTGCCAAATTTATCTACCAGCAAGTTTTCCAGCACAAGACGCCTCTCTTCTATCCGTCCTTCCCGCAATCCTCGCTGTAGTCCTTGTTCTAGTCCTTGCTGTAGTCCTTGCTGTAGTCCTTGCTGTAGTCCTTCGCGTAAAGTCTCTTCACGCCATTGCATATAAGCTCGATTCAAATTCATAATTAATTCCTGTTCCTCTTCTGTTAAATTTGCCTTTCTCTGCACATTGATACGCCAAGTAGAAATCAATTCTAAAACATTGATGCGTAATCGGTTTTCTTGCGGGAGTGCCATTATTTCATTAATGGCTTGCTGCTGAGTTGCGCCTTTTCCCAGGAGTCGCAGCCAAAGTGTTTCTGGTGTGGCTGGTAGTTGGTTTATCGCTACTATAGCTGTTTTGAGCGATTCTGCTAAAAAGTGGACACCAACAGGCCAGTTATCTGCATCTAGTCTAGCGCCGAAACTATCGAGTAACGCAGAAGAAGCAGAAGTTGTGAGAATCCACAAGCGAGGCAATTCAGCTTCGGGAAATTGGTTATCTTCGCGCCTTGCTCTGCGCTGCAAATCGCGGTGCAGCAAAAATAGCTTCACCATACAGCTGCGAATTTCTGCCTTGCTGGGTTGGTTGCGAAACGGTTCTAGGAGACAGGGACTCGATACCATATCACCCAACAATCCTAGCATCTGGCGATCGCTTTCCGGGTTGGGTGAAAATGAAATATCCACTTGCTGAACTTCCCCAGTAATTTCGCGGCTGATTTCTACTTCGCCAATCGGTGATAGCAGTTCTTCTAGGTAGAGTTTGGCAAATTGGTCGTGGGGTTGTCTGGTCATCCGATGCAAGGATTTTGAATTTTATCTATTATATATAAGTTGTAGGGTATGTCAGAAAAAAATTATGGTTAAAAATTGTTGATTTTAAGGTGCTGGCGCACCTATTTAATATTTTTAGAGGAACACGAAATCATTAAAATTTTGGCTAACTAAGCCTTACCCTATCTATTATTGTGGGTTTTGATTGCTATATCCAAGCTGATAAGCTAAAATGTATTAAACTGCTAGGTACGATCTGATTTAAAGAGTCTGAAATTTATGTTAAGTAAAATTTCATGGTTTACAGAAGACCCTGAGCTAGACAATAAGGAAAAGTTAGCTACAATCTGTAATTGGGTTAGTGAATTAAAAGAGGAAGGACTTGAATGGGGAGAAGAACAGCGTGGAACACTAAGTAGGAAACATTTCTGCAATGGTTTGGCGCGGAATTTGCATTTTGAAAATAATACTTTCAGCTTTAGCGTTAGTTCATCAGGAAAACAATATGATCGCCATTTACCAGTGAAGGGTTTGGAGTTAATAGAAAATCAGCCTGGTATTTTTACCTTGATGGTCTTTCATTATGATACTTCTATCCCTTACCCGTATTTTTTTAAATACGAATTACACTAATTTTGTGTTCTTTAGCAAGAATAGAAGTGGAAATTATGGGTATTCAAAAAACCGTTTTTGGTAGTGTGGCTGAGAAGAAAAACTATGATAAGTTGAG
The Aerosakkonema funiforme FACHB-1375 DNA segment above includes these coding regions:
- a CDS encoding CHASE2 domain-containing serine/threonine-protein kinase, translated to LHSPTPPLPHSPTPPLPHSSIVLAKFTDRFRDMLSNWRLNIGTPVAAIPVLIASVGVTASLLGLREFGKLESLELGAYDQMLRSRPPEKIDSRILVVTVTEQDIQRVGKWPLTDATMAKLLEKLEKYKPRVIGLDIYRDLPVEPGHKKLANLLSKSDRLIAVCKTSDINHPGVAPPKAVPSKRIGFSDLVVDSDGVIRRALLFAMPEKGDCTARVSFSFQLASRYLAAEGIEPYKVEPSGDLGLKKAPQKGISSSPPHSLAVFPRLVPDAGGYQRADAAGYQILLNYRSSEKATQEVTLSQVLNDRVPPEWVRDRVVLIGVQAPSIDDAFYTPFSAARPQDAKMPGVVVHAQIVSQILSAALDKRSIIWYMPWWGEALWICGWAIIGGLGAWKLRHPLWLGLSGLGAIGLLGGVCYGLLIYSAWIPIVAPGLGLIGTGASVVVYAAYQMHKQQQKIAHLTAQQEDTIVLLTTMLKYNTAASSATIPHTQEITLPLPSSATVPVTSLSETSASQPEPFYFSSLLDGRYKIVKVLAQGGFGQTYLAEDIKRPGKPICVVKRLMPARRDDKFLKVAKRLFETEAKILEVLGQHSQIPQLLAYFPEKEEFYLVEEYIEGMALSEELPTDKRLSEYVVVDLLKGILDILAFIHQNQVIHRDIKPSNIIRRKEDEQLVLIDFGAVKQMQPHSGDDTEHQTVAIGTRGYAPPEQLAGHPRPASDIYAVGMIGIQALTGISPHCLPLDRDTGAVIWRSLANVSEQFADILDRMVSYHFSDRYQSAAAVLKDLNSLERSILSRETTNQNATNRSDMATDELDNIPPTKVDSPIPSRFWDATIKLNEENSEV
- the bchI gene encoding magnesium chelatase ATPase subunit I, producing MSPTALEPTVVKSAARRVVFPFTAIVGQEEMKLALLLNVIDPKIGGVMIMGDRGTGKSTTIRALADLLPEIDVVADDPFNSDPSDPDLMSDVVRDRLTRGEEIPTVKKKVSMVDLPLGATEDRVCGTIDIEKALSLGVKAFEPGLLAKANRGILYVDEVNLLDDHLVDVLLDSAASGWNTVEREGISIRHPARFVLVGSGNPEEGELRPQLLDRFGMHAEIRTVKEPALRVRIVEQRAEFDQNPPEFIEKYKEPQEAIQKQLEVAQEILPSVVIDYDLRVKISEVCAELDVDGLRGDIVTNRAAKAITAFEGRTQVQVDDIRRVITLCLRHRLRKDPLESIDSGYKVEKAFNRVFGIEVKEG
- a CDS encoding VOC family protein, translating into MIFEYTDAFVTLAAVDIETLINFYTQMLGQQPKPHIPNVYAEFHLPGLRLGIFKPRNSEREEFNNSSQSGMSLCLEVSSLEDAIAHFTALGYPPPGQIISASHGREIYAYDPAGNRLILHESKNGG
- a CDS encoding class I fructose-bisphosphate aldolase codes for the protein MTATLSIPRSLESLLGQEAEDLLSYQAKVSKDLLHLPGPDWIERIFAQSDRNPQVLRSLQQLYSTGRLANTGYLSILPVDQGIEHSAGASFAPNPIYFDPENIVKLAIAAGCNAVATTLGVLGMVSRKYAHKIPFIVKLNHNELLTAPNKYDQIMFASIEQAWNLGAVAVGATIYFGSEESTRQIQEVSQAFAFAHEYGLATILWCYLRNPAFKQDKDYHLAADLTGQANHLGVTIEADIIKQKLPENNNGYGAVSKAIGKKYGMTHDLVYRDLTTDHPIDLTRYQVLNCYCGRAGLINSGGAAGKNDFAEAVRTAVINKRAGGSGLISGRKTFQRPFEEGVKLFNAIQDVYLSPEVTIA
- a CDS encoding pyridoxal phosphate-dependent aminotransferase, with amino-acid sequence MKNETLRMQAVQTPIIPVVGELIRNCPGTISLGQGVVYYGPPPSATERITEFFANPQNHKYQAVEGIPALQEAIKNKLLTENRIEIDDNRCIVVTAGGNMAFTNALLAITSPGDEIILISPYYFNHEMAIAMASCRAVLVPTDENYQLIPDAIEKAITEKTRAVVTISPNNPTGAVYPQEALQKVNEICRQHKIYHISDEAYEYFTYNGVQHYSPGANKESSEYTICLYSLSKAYGFASWRIGYMVIPEHLLMSVKKIQDTILICPPVISQYAALGALQAGVGYCKEKLSAIATVREKCLSELNLIQDLCTVPKADGAFYFLLKVRTQLDAMELVERLIREHKVAVIPGTTFGMEQGCYLRVAYGALKEETAIEGIGRLVRGLEKLGRRG